The Amycolatopsis japonica nucleotide sequence GGATGCTCCGGCCCGGATCCTGGTGTCGTCCGGCTCGGAATCGGAACCGAAAATGATCGCGTACTCGCACAACGCCTTCGCCGGCGGCCGGGCCAACTACGTCCGCGCCGTCCACGGCGAGACCGCGGTGCCGCGAGACCTGGTCCTCGTCTCCCTGACTTCGGGGTTCGGCTCGTTCGGTGTCGCGGTGACCCTTTGCCGCCTCGGCGGCACGCTGATCTCGACCCGCCGGTTCGACGCCGGTGCGGCCCTCCGGCTGATCACCGAGCACCGGCCGACCCACGTTTTCGGTGTGCCCGCGATGTGGCGGCGCATGGTCGAGCACCCCGCCGCCGCGGACACCGCCGGGCTCGTGGCCATCGTGTCGAGCGGCGACACCCTGCCACCTTCGACGCGCGCCGCCTGTCGCCGGCGGTTCGGCGTGGAGATGATCGACATCTACGGCTCTTCGGACGGGGTCAACTGCCACACGACGATGCCGGAAAACGGTGTCGGGGTCCCGGATCCCGCGGTATGCGAAATACACCTCGTCGACGGCGAGATCTGCGCGCGAGGCCCCATGACACCGCTGTGCTACGTGGGCGCGCCCGAACTGGACGCGGCGTATCGGCTCGACGGGGGCTGGGTGCGGACGGGGGACAACGGCCGGTTCGACGACCAGGGCAGGCTCCACGTCACCGGCAGGCGGAAACGGGTGGTGATCCGCGGCGGGTGCACCATCAGCCCGGCCGAGGTGGAGCTCGCGCTGGGGGAGCATCCGGCGATCAGGGAGGTCGCCTGTGTTCCGGTGCCGGACAGTGTTCTGGGGGAACGGCTTTGTGCTTGCGTGTCTGTCCGGAATGGACATTCGTTGGGGTTGCCTGAGGTGAAGGCGTTCCTTGCCGCCAGGGGGCTCGCCGGTGTGAAGATGCCGGAGTTGTTGATCGCGCTTCGTGAGTTGCCGCTGGGGCGTACGGGGAAGGTTTGTCATCGCACGTTGACCGAGATCGCGGTGAGGCGAAGGTGAGTGGGGAGGATCGGGGACGCTCAACGTCCTGAATCCTCCCCACTCGACCAGTCAGCCCCAGGCTTGACTGGCACGATCATGATCAACGGAGGAATGGGGACGTTGAGTGTCCCCGATCTTCCGTTGATCAAGCTCTGAGAGCCGATTGACCGCTCGACGGTGGAGGATTTGGGACTCTCAACGTCCCAATCCTCCCCACTCGGCCCCAACCAGGGCTGAAGGCTCCCTTCGCCGCATGAGACTCGGTGAAGGGAGCCTTCAGCCCACCATCGGACCTGACAACGAAAGATCAGCGCTGCCCGTGAATGGT carries:
- a CDS encoding class I adenylate-forming enzyme family protein, whose protein sequence is MIWVSETGVVLRDLVPAGVRREWVRCGHCPDRDLYSLFRDRVREHPLRTAVIDDEGTLDYMTLDVAVRAMAARLTAAGCGSADIAGVREPDGRAAVIAELAILALGAVVLPLPRGADGLLERAGVRFVIEGGKVSGSSKPSRVADVHPDAPARILVSSGSESEPKMIAYSHNAFAGGRANYVRAVHGETAVPRDLVLVSLTSGFGSFGVAVTLCRLGGTLISTRRFDAGAALRLITEHRPTHVFGVPAMWRRMVEHPAAADTAGLVAIVSSGDTLPPSTRAACRRRFGVEMIDIYGSSDGVNCHTTMPENGVGVPDPAVCEIHLVDGEICARGPMTPLCYVGAPELDAAYRLDGGWVRTGDNGRFDDQGRLHVTGRRKRVVIRGGCTISPAEVELALGEHPAIREVACVPVPDSVLGERLCACVSVRNGHSLGLPEVKAFLAARGLAGVKMPELLIALRELPLGRTGKVCHRTLTEIAVRRR